gaattttatatgaattaaacatattctagcatttattttctcattaaaaatcattttctaatcacTTTTACTGAATTTCTAATTTTCTGGACTGGGCGCCGAATTCTGGAAAAGCCAGGGGCTTCGGGATAAGAATTCCCAAGACATAGAGAATAGTTCCAGTGGACCGCGGGTTGTTTTCTTGAATTCACAGGGGTTCATTAACAAAACGTGCGGCCGAAGAGGGTATGGGGCAACATCGGCCGCCCGATCAAAACCCGATGGGTGTGATTAGATCTATTACCTCACGAAGCGGTACGCGATCCAGACCCTCGGATCAAAGACCAAAGGTTAGGATTTAAAACACGCCCGATCCACTCCATCCCCACATCGACGATCCGACGGCTGAGATAGGCACAAGCTGAAACGGTACGCACGCTCTAATCTACACGGTCCAACTCTCATCCGACGGCGCGGACCAACTCTTCCACCTCTATCCGTGGCTGAGCAACGGCGACAAATCCACCCACGGCGGAGTAACTCCGGCGAGCCCCCGTTGGCCGCCCATTGCCCCTAAACCCTAACCGAAACATACTATGTGCAGCGTAGGATAATGCGAACGGCAGATAAGGGCAATTACCGGCCTAGAGCGCGCGTTGGAGTCGGTCCTCGACGTAGAGCGGCACCGCGGCGGATGTGaagtccggcgagcaattacttgaGCCCCGGTGGAGTATCCTCCATCGCGCAGCCATAGAGACCCTCCCTGAACCAAGGCGGGGACTCCCCCGACCCACCATTGAGGTCCCATTGGCGTTGTGGACGATGAGCGACGGAGGCGGCTCAAACTTCCTTCGCTGGCCAATCCGTGGCTGCCTAGGTAGTCTCAACGAAAGGCGAGAGGGTCGCAGCAGGAGGTTTTATACCCATAGTCCGAGTGCCCTGTAGCCCACCATTAGCGCCGGTCTGGTAGGGAGGTCGTTGCGCAACTCCGAGGTCCCCGGAGAGCTCCCCGCGCGAGGTAGGCGCGGTCCGCGCGGCGAGGATCTCGTGGCTCAGTTACGAAGGGGAGGGAGCAGTGACTGACGCGTGGGCCCGGCGGAGCAGCGAGAGGCCGATTCAACGTGGATGCGAAACAGCGACTGACGCGCGGGGCCCATTTGTCAGTAACCCACGCGAGTGGGCGTGAACGAGTTGGGCTGCGCGGAGGTGATTTGGAGTTGGTGGGCTGAAATGGTAACCGAGGCCCAGTTAGGTGTAcagtattctttttcttttatctttctttttcttttgtcttttcccctctttccaaattcaaacttcaattcaaattcaaactttgtggcactttgtacactggctaattatttattttgatcaTACCAACTGTGATGAAGTTCTTTTAATGATAATTTTATTTGTATTGAATAATATTCCTTTCTCTcctctattttcatggttttattttcaagttaaattttaaattctatggatccattgatatgATATTAATGatacatttattttattaagcacaaatgcacaatcaaataaaaactcagcatgatgcaggaTTTATTTAGGTGTCTTTGGGGTATTTATTTAATTGTGTAAGTggtgtgttcacatatgatggtaAGTAGAAATAACACATACATATAGATGAAGGAATTAATTCCTCCTCTTTTATTATATGTTACaaactgggtgttacaaatcctaccccccttaaaaataatctcgccctcgagattgctAAGAAAAGGGACATAGAAGGTTTTGTTTGTATTTCGCTTCTAGTTTCCAATTGGTACCAAACGATAAAGTGTTTTTTTAAGACTAACTAGTAGGTGAGTAGGATAGCATGGGTACCTTATAACCATGTTTTAACTATTAGTAAGAAAGTTGGGGTAAGAAAGATCAAGACAAGTATAAGAAAGAAAGATTTTGgcaaggaaagtctccatcatgcatagtggatcttgactcatctgaTGATCCAGCTTGGTCTTTGAAGGCTTGAGTTGGGGCGGAAGACCATATTTGGCTTGACTATTATCCTTCCTTAACGCGGTTGATCCTTTCTTCCTCGAGCTTTGGTGTCTTCATCCGGGTTTGTGACAAGATGGGTAGAGGGTTCAATAGCTATATGCTAGATGGGATTAGTTGTGTAACCCGTTTTGTAGGTCAAGTTGTCAAGTTGATCTAAGATCTCAAACTTGTTTAAAGGAGCAGGGTCTAATGTATTCCAGCAAGATTGACTATCTTGTTAGGTAACTCATTTTAGATTGGATCATAGTAGATTAGATGGAGTCTAGATTAGATTGATATCATTAGATTAAacaatatctaattactttggactaaatcatggttgttacactagtgtggggtaaatatgcttattagggtaagatgaatccatagggataaggtagaatcttttgaggtcagtcagataagataaaatcttttcaagatgagTCTACTAAGGTAATGGAGTATCTTTCAAGAATAGATaaatctattaagctagatatattccaatgaagataatctaggttgtcttaATTATCTCATAAACATTTTTTCctaggtgtatatgcagatgtaattatggatattactccacaacccatcacactcaatcaaagatccaaatcaggcaagtatcataagaacaaacattcaagttcatagagaTAAAAAAaattagttttgtttttgttcctatgaGTAGGTCTTCTATtcttaaaagtcactttaggcaccggatttcaaagtgtgaaatccacatttgtctttggaaagaaaagataagaataatcagagtaagcggaattagatgagaaaatattaagaaaagtttagaaaagaatcagagtagcaaaggtaagtagataatggttgtccagttctatctagtttcgtcctacagtcaacattcctctgataccacttctgtcacacccgggtttcggggcaccaagacccgggcgcgaacataatcaccaggtgtgctgggaccaagtctcacacatatgatgaatcatggcacaggatcgaatgtcacatctttactatttaacaggagttctatacaaaataaataagtaattacattataaggagacaacggtccagcaacccaaagttgactgggagacgacggcctagaccactcacgaactcaacacagcatcctccatgcgcctcatcctgcggtacctgttcttgacctgtggggggtgtgagacagcaagagtgagctcacatacgttcatcgctcaacaagttgtggggaataatgtgcatgaactcgccaaaggtgggagctcacgtgaagtgtaaggcttaccaaaggagatggttagagctgagcattgcttttaatgttggtcaaaattttattagcagttactaagtataagtaaataccaacccaattaagtagtagaacaaaagtaacgtcatcacctgcgatgcaatgcatatgacaaattgaatttaattccataatttaatcatgtgagggtccgagccgctcatgaccgtgagcacggctagtataccagttttacactctgcagaggttgcgcatctttacccacaagtcatgttacccatctgccaagggatcgcgacttcccatacacctctaccgaggaggcgaggcagagtaacactacgaggcctttacaaagttccactagcttcagaaaacccgctacagtttataggaagctccaatgcaggaatcccttgcaggaccgccatcgcagcaaaatcctcccgagggcctccctacactgaccactcccctactgcccttgcccctttcgggtaaggtagtcctccactagctttcctaattaatcagccaagggcgtcccattaaacccttgtggtagcactgttttcccgggtggtcgctccatgttccaattaacataatgatcttatcatgaacagtaacaataaacagataataaaagtgtgatcatgaataatgtatcttcatacccaaaaccacataaagcactagcaagtactacccaaaaagttcagtggtaaacaaggtataaagataatcaaactagggtaacctattgggtcccatcaaaattaacctatgcagatcattatgattaatcagaacatggctgggtaaaaagaagtgatcaagggcacaacttgcctgggacttgagattccaggtatcaacttgcttttcagatgacacgtgtcctcgctctagtcgtagcaatacaaacaaacattgtataggcaaaattaaaattacaccaagcatgtaaataaaatacacagtaataatctagacattaaaataagatcacaggaactggaatcattaaatttggggttatagattttaagttatgaatctctgaaggttttatatgttttgtataggatataaattttattgtgatattcatgtcaaatcagtggcactaaatgataaacaataatattacgaaattataggaattggaatggattaatttgggcttcatatgaattttatatgaattaaacatattctagcatttattttctcattaaaaatcattttctaatcacTTTTACTGAATTTCTAATTTTCTGGACTGGGCGCCGAATTCTGGAAAAGCCAGGGGCTTCGGGATAAGAATTCCCAAGACATAGAGAATAGTTCCAGTGGACCGTGGGTTGTTTTCTTGAATTCACAGGGGTTCTTTAACAAAACGTGCGGCCGAAGAGGGTATGGGGCAACATCGGCCGCCCGATCAAAACCCGACGGGTGTGATTAGATCTATTACCTCACGAAGCGGTACGCGATCCAGACCCTCGGATCAAAGACCAAAGGTTAGGATTTAAAACACGCCCGATCCACTCCATCCCCACATCGACGATCCGACGGCTGAGACAGGCACAAGCTGAAACGGTACGCACGCTCTAATCTACACGGTCCAACTCTCATCCGACGGCGCGGACCAACTCTTCCACCTCTATCCGTGGCTGAGCAACGGCGACAAATCCACCCACGGCGGAGTAACTCCGGCGAGCCCCCGTTGGCCGCCCATTGCCCCTAAACCCTAACCGAAACATACTATGTGCAGCGTAGGATAATGCGAACGGCAGATAAGGGCAATTACCGGCCTAGAGCGCGCGTTGGAGTCGGTCCTCGACGTAGAGCGGCACCGCGGCGGATGTGaagtccggcgagcaattacttgaGCCCCGGTGGAGTATCCTCCATCGCGCAGCCATAGAGACCCTCCCTGAACCAAGGCGGGGACTCCCCGACCCACCATTGAGGTCCCATCGGCGTTGTGGACGATGAGTGACGGAGGCGGCTCAAACTTCCTTCGCTAGCCAATCCGTGGCTGCCTAGGTAGTCTCAACGAAAGGCGAGAGGGTCGCAGCAGGAGGTTTTATACCCATAGTCCGAGTGCCCTGTAGCCCACCATTAGCGCCGGTCTGGTAGGGAGGTCGTTGCGCAACTCCGAGGTCCCCGGAGAGCTCCCCGCGCGAGGTAGGCGCGGTCCGCGCGGCGAGGATCTCGTGGCTCAGTTACGAAGGGGAGGGAGCAGTGACTGACGCGTGGGCCCGGCGGAGCAGCGAGAGGCCGATTCAACGTGGATGCGAAACAGCGACTGACACGCGGGGCCCATTTGTCAGTAACCCACGCGAGTGGGCGTGAACGAGTTGGGCTGCGCAGAGGTGATTTGGAGTTGGTGGGCTGAAATGGTAACCGAGGCCCAGTTAGGTGTAcaatattctttttcttttatctttctttttcttttgtcttttcccctctttccaaattcaaacttcaattcaaattcaaactttgtgacaCTTTGTACACTggctaattatttattttgatcaTACCAACTGTGATGAAGTTCTTTTAATGATAATTTTATTTGTATTGAATAATATTCCTTTCTCTcctctattttcatggttttattttcaTGTTAAATTTTAAATTctatggatccattgatatgATATTAATGatacatttattttattaagcacaaatgcacaatcaaataaaaactcagcatgatgcaggaTTTATTTAGGTGTCTTTGGGGTATTTATTTAATTGTGTAAGTggtgtgttcacatatgatggtaAGTAGAAATAACACATACATATAGATGAAGGAATTAATTCCTCCTCTTTTATTATATGTTACAAACTGGGTGTTACACTAACGTGGCgtacggagaagtgcttgagccctgtagaagcgtagctggcggtgcggtcctgggtcctgctgacgtttctttgccttcgtagagagcttGTGGACTattgacgtcatggacgcatgcggggaaccatcattacctgttgccggagtaatctagatgtgactccggtcttgttccttcgtagcctgaggcggctagctagaagtagggtaatgatgtgtcCCCTGTagtgtagtcggtccgaggccgaggtcgggcgaggcggtgacttctcctgaggccgaggccgaggtcgggcgaggttgtgactcctcccgaggccgaggcagaGGTCGGGcatggcggagaccttctcctgaggtcgaggctgaggccgaggtcggggtcgggcgaggccgagaccttctcccgaggccgagaccgaggccgaggcctgggtcgggcacggcggagctccctgttgtgcccgaggctgaactcgggagaagCCGTGACtcactgttgttagtcttaccctggtggttggcacaatagtcggaacggggtgaatagtgttgtttttctgtcagaacgatcagtgaaggggcgaagtgactgcggtcacttcgaccttgccaactgaggcgcgcgtgtcaggataaggtgtcagacgatccttacATTAAATgcacatgcgatacggtcggcggtaaggcgatttggccgaggttgctatacgacaaagtttgcccgagtctAGCCTCGGACGAGCCGGGGGGGGCGCCCGCTACCCGAGGGGGCCCTCggacgaggcgtgaatccgtccgggaccactgttcttgcccgaggccaggctcgggcgagacgggatcatgtcccttggtagacgaggtttTAACTTTACGTTTTGCTTACCAGCCCTTACGGTCTATTTTAAAGATGTTTTTCAGCCATGCTtatgagtattgggggtacccctaattacggttccCGACACAATCTATCATCATCTAATAATGCTTATCTTAGCTAAAAAATCCTTCTTTAACTATCATTTATTTAACTACCAAGTTATATAATCATATGGTTTGTTGTATTTAAAGTTAAATTTATTTTGATGTTTATTTGATATTTTTGAATGATTGATAGATTAGAATTTCAAACTTTTTTTTTGGAATTTTGGATTATCAGACGAGTAAAATTATATGAGCGTGTACGAGTACATAAAGGATTCCATACACACGGACGAAAATAGGAAATCCGACAAGTAAAGTTTTTTTAGAGAGAGTATGAAATTATACCAGCCGAAGGTTATATATCCGTTGCTATCCCTCTCTACTGCTAAGGCCGCCACCTCAAGCTGTCGTTCTCTACTTCAAGGTGCCAAAATATCGTGCTGCCAGGGACAAGGTATGGCTGAGATCAAAGCACTATCCGCCATGAACACACGCTGTAGACACGAGTGGGTGGCCCGCGGCAGGTTCTGCCATTTTCAGATTTTCTTTCGAAGCAAAGCAGCATGTTCTGCCAGATGGAATGGCTATCCATCAGAAAACTATCAACCATCTATGGCCACCCCACATGTATCCCCAAAGGTTGCACATGACATGACACAGCTCCTAATTCGCGCCGTCGAGGTCTTTTCTTTTTTATGTTCCTTGTTAAGTCTGGAGATACATGTACAGAAATAAATATTGCTATAAAattagttttttttaaaaaaaactttttTATGTGTATTTATTTGGAGACGGAGAACTGGAGGAGGGTTACCAAATACGTACATGTACATACAAAGAAGCCTGCCTATTCGCTGTGCTGCAGCAGCCAACTGGTTGGCTGCGTTCACTCGTTTAGCTACAACATCCTTTCATTAAAAACGACACTCAGCTTTTGGCCTAAAGCCAGCGAATCGATAAGCTATACGTCtttaagaaaaaggaaaaagagcaTAGAAGATGGATaagatttagggggtgtttgaatgcactaaaactaatagttagtgaCTAAAATTAGTTGAAACATCTAAACaaccctagctaatagttcagctattagctatttttgaaaaattAGTTTATTAggtagttatttgttagctagctaattcaacTAACAATTtttggccaactaactattagttctagtgcattcaaacacccccttaggtCATGTTCGGTTCAAccacaatccatatggattggggggattgagggggttttaATCCCTAGTAAATCAAAATCTCCTCccatccgtatcaatcccctccaatccatatggattgaaaataaccgaacaagcccttagtagATTTACTGCCCTTCGGTTCTTTTATCTCCAATTCACACCAAATCGAATCAGCTGGAAGTGTGAAGCTGAGCTGCTGCACTCACGTGTCGACACTATGGCACATCTCAAGCGTGTGTGGCACGTACGGATTTTCCCTGTGGACGGCCACGCCGTACCAGGTACACTGGCGGACCATGCATGCACATGGGCCAAAAAAAAAACCGGCCCGAAACGGAGAACCAGGTCGCTACCGCCTACCGGTACCGACTGTCCCGCTCGCGTGCTTGCAACTTGCAGTGCAACGGTGCAAGTGGGCAGTGGCCACAATTTCCTCGTCTCCACCCTCCAAAATTCCACGGAACGGAACGAACGATCACCTCGCCCATCCCCACGCGGGGGCACCCACCAGCCCCACACGTCAGCCGATCAAATCAAAATCTTGGCCCGCGCGGCAGCCGGCAGCGCCCGCGGTCCCGAAGCGCCTCTCGTCCACACAGGCACACAGCCAAGCCCCGTCCGGGGCCCTCCGCCCACACCCACCCGCGTGCCGGGGCGGAATGGCCCGGAGGCGGGCGTGATGCGCGCTGCGCGATTTATACGCGCCAACCCCGCCAGTTGCTGGCTCTGCTTTGCTCCCGTTCCCATGCTGATTTTTTTAGGCGGCTGCTGGCCTGCCTGTCTCCACTGGAAGCTCCGGATTACGTAGAAAAGGGGCGGGCGGCATGAGGATCCAGTGCGACGCGTGCGAGGCCGCGGCGGCCGCGGTGGTGTGCTGCGCCGACGAGGCGGCGCTGTGCGCGCGCTGCGACGTGGAGATCCACGCCGCCAACAAGCTCGCCAGCAAGCACCAGCGGCTCCCGCTCGGCGACGCCGCGGCGCTCCCCGCCAGCCTCCCGCGCTGCGACGTGTGCCAGGAGAGGCCGGCCTTCATCTTCTGCGTCGAGGACAGGGCGCTCCTCTGCCGCGACTGCGACGAGCCCATCCACGTCCCCGGCACGCTCTCCGGCAACCACCAGCGCTACCTCGCCACCGGCATCCGCGTCGGCTTCAGCTCCGTCTGCGGCGCCAGCGCCGAGGGCCTCCCGCCGGCGCCGCCCAAGGGAAGCTCCAAGCCCACGGCCGTCGTCAGCGCGCCAGCTGCCGGGACGACCACCAAAACAAGGACGGTCAAGGACGCGCTGCCGCAGGAGGTGCCGTCCTCGCCGTTCCTGCCACCGTCCGGTTGGGCCGTCGAGGACCTCCTCGAGCTGTCGGACTACGAATCCAGCGACAAGGCAAGGACCTAACCATCCAAAACCTTTTTTTTTGTCGGCGGTGATGATGAGATCAACCACAAGCTTTTCACGTTCTTATTCTTATCTCAGTTTTCCTTTTCCATCTGTTTTGTGTTTGCTGTTGCAGAAAGACTCGTCTCTTGGGCTCAAGGAGCTGGAGTGGTTCGAGGACATCGACCTGTTCCACGCCCATTCGCCAGCTAAAACTGCCATGGCGGAGTTCTTCGCCTCGCCGCAGCCAGTGAGTAACGCCGGGTTCTACAAGGCGAACGGGGCGCGCCTGTTCAAGAAGTCACGGATGGAggtgcctgacgacgacgacgaggactACTTCATCGTTCCTGATCTTGGCTGAGAATGAGATGAGAGATCTCTGCATGATTCTCCAGTCATGTGATGTGTGTATGTATGCAAAATATGTATGTATGCCATCATGGGGTGCACTGACGCTTACGTTGGACATATGTAATTATCCAGTCATGTGATGTGTATGTACGCAAAATATGTATGTATGCCATCATGGGATGCACTGACACTTACGTTGGACACATATGTAATTATAAAAGGCAGGGCCATGCTTTCAGCCTGATAAATGAGGTCAGTTTGATGTATGAGATGAATTCACTTGGTAAAAATGTTCTTCAGCTGGCGTACCAGTGAGATCGTTCTTGCATCAGCTGAACTTTTGCGTCACCTGAAAACAATCAAATTGACAAATACGTTCGTTAACAGAGACAGATTTGCTAATGGAATTAAAATGCAATGTTGCGAGATCACTAGGAAGGACCAAGATCTGAACATTCGATAAATTATTCTCTTACAATCTGTGCGCAGTTTAATTCACAAGCCAtcattataaattaaaatactgGGAGATCTCCGCCACTACACTCAATCTAGCTCAAGTAAAAGATTTTCTTTTTGAA
This portion of the Zea mays cultivar B73 chromosome 2, Zm-B73-REFERENCE-NAM-5.0, whole genome shotgun sequence genome encodes:
- the LOC100283103 gene encoding B-box zinc finger protein 24; protein product: MRIQCDACEAAAAAVVCCADEAALCARCDVEIHAANKLASKHQRLPLGDAAALPASLPRCDVCQERPAFIFCVEDRALLCRDCDEPIHVPGTLSGNHQRYLATGIRVGFSSVCGASAEGLPPAPPKGSSKPTAVVSAPAAGTTTKTRTVKDALPQEVPSSPFLPPSGWAVEDLLELSDYESSDKKDSSLGLKELEWFEDIDLFHAHSPAKTAMAEFFASPQPVSNAGFYKANGARLFKKSRMEVPDDDDEDYFIVPDLG